Proteins co-encoded in one Arachis stenosperma cultivar V10309 chromosome 7, arast.V10309.gnm1.PFL2, whole genome shotgun sequence genomic window:
- the LOC130939474 gene encoding E3 ubiquitin-protein ligase RDUF2-like codes for MSSHWCYRCNKFVRVWRQDIVICPDCDSGFVEEVDPNTRTVYADGNRGRRLPAAAMYMIGHHQRHQRHNSVENIAVATTTNDNSNNNDNNNVSLSRQNQRRHCRNTNGGGGGTGGDRSPINPVIMLRGGEQSEGTSRRRGFELFYDDGAGAGLRPLPPSMSEFLLGTGFDRVLEQFSHFERHERHLHHHNQQPPPASKSAVEGLPEVEITENNLATEPHCAVCKEAFEIGTKAKEMPCKHIYHSDCILPWLALRNSCPVCRHELPTEQNNNAHVQNAATNNSARADQEDNNNNDNGNNNNVGLTIWRLPGGGFAVGRLTGAGRGGSERENLLPAVYTEMDGGGFDMVVLELGDVDP; via the exons ATGTCTTCGCATTGGTGTTACAGGTGCAATAAATTTGTGAGGGTATGGAGGCAGGACATTGTGATTTGTCCAGATTGCGATAGCGGTTTCGTCGAAGAGGTAGATCCTAACACACGCACCGTTTACGCCGATGGCAACCGCGGTCGACGGTTGCCGGCGGCAGCGATGTACATGATAGGCCACCATCAACGTCACCAGCGTCATAATTCCGTTGAAAATATCGCCGTCGCCACCACCACAAACGATAATAGCAATAATAATGACAACAACAATGTTAGCTTGTCGCGGCAAAATCAACGGCGACACTGCCGGAACACCAATGGCGGTGGCGGAGGAACAGGCGGTGACAGGTCGCCGATCAATCCGGTCATCATGCTCCGCGGCGGCGAGCAATCCGAGGGAACCAGCAGACGCAGGGGGTTCGAGCTTTTCTATGACGACGGCGCCGGTGCCGGTCTCCGCCCCTTGCCACCGAGCATGTCGGAGTTTCTCCTTGGAACAGGCTTCGATAGGGTTTTGGAGCAGTTCTCACATTTCGAAAGGCACGAGCGACACCTTCACCACCACAACCAGCAGCCTCCTCCGGCGTCAAAATCCGCCGTAGAAGGCTTGCCGGAGGTGGAGATCACCGAGAACAACCTCGCCACAGAGCCACATTGCGCAGTTTGCAAGGAAGCCTTCGAGATCGGAACAAAAGCTAAAGAAATGCCGTGCAAGCACATATACCACTCGGACTGCATCTTGCCGTGGCTCGCCCTTCGAAACTCCTGCCCGGTTTGCCGCCACGAGTTGCCCACAGAACAAAACAATAACGCTCACGTGCAGAACGCGGCCACCAACAACAGCGCACGTGCCGATCAAGAAGATAACAATAACAATGATAACGGCAATAATAACAATGTGGGGCTAACAATATGGCGGTTACCGGGTGGCGGTTTTGCGGTTGGGAGGTTAACCGGTGCAGGAAGAGGAGGATCAGAGAGGGAAAATCTTCTTCCTGCTGTGTACACAGAAATGGATGGAGGAGGGTTTGATa TGGTGGTTCTAGAGCTTGGTGACGTTGATCCATGA